From the Atribacteraceae bacterium genome, the window ATGGGAGTGCACATATTCGATGGGGTCTTCAATGGTGACAATATGGCAGGAACGGTTGCTGTTGATGTAGTCGATCATCGAGGCCAATGACGTGGACTTCCCGCTTCCGGTGGGCCCGGTGGCCAGGATCAGTCCCCGAGGAAGCAAGGCGAGTTTCTGGAGGATCTCGGTCGGTAAATGGAGTTCCTCCATAGTAGGAATGTTGTAGCTCAGAGCCCGTATCGCCAGACCGATCGATCCCCGCTGGTAGTAGATATTCACCCGGAACCGTCCCACCTGGGGAATTCCCAGGGAAAGATCCAGTTCATGCGTTTCCTGGAACTTTCCCCACTGCTCTTCGCTAACGATGGAACGGGCGATGGCTTTCGTGTCTTCCTGGCTCAAATTCGGCACTTTGGACGGAATGAGTTTCCCGTCGATCCGCATGGTGGGGGGCAGTCCGACAGTCAGATGGAGATCCGAAGCCCTTTTCTCCTGGAGCTCGGTCAAAAACATTTTAATATTAATCACCGGTGAACATCTCCTCCTGCCTGTCAGAGGCTAGAACTGGAATTGTCGGGAACCACTTCATACCCGGGAAAGATGAAATAGGTTGCCAACTTAACTGCGGTTTCACTGATTCTGCCCGGGATATCGCTTCCACATGTATTCTTGATTCTACTGCAATAAATAATTTTGCTGCAAAATCATTCTTCTAATCTTCTGCCTTTCTACCGGCTTTTACAAGTGAGTAGTGACCCGGTAAACTTCTTCGAGGGTGGTGGCACCGGCCAAAACCTTTTTCAGGGCACTCTCCCGGAGAGTGGCCATGCCATTCTTCCGGGCCTCCTCGGTAAGGGCTTTCTCAGTGGCCAGGGCGAGCACCAGTTTCCGGAGAGAATCAGTCATGGAGAAAACTTCGCAAATAGAGGTCCTTCCCCGGTAACCGGTCGTGCTGCAGCGGCTGCATCCCTTTCCCCGATAGATGGTCACGATGTCTTGCGTTCCCCCGCTCAACTCCCTGGCGACCGACCCCATAGCTGGCGTCTCGATCTTGCAGTGTTCGCAAATTCTTCGAACCAGTCGCTGAGCGACCACTCCGACGAGGGATGATGATATGAGATAGGGGGGAACTCCCATCTCCTGAAGTCTGACTATCGCTCCGGCAGCGGTATTGGTATGCAAAGTCGAGTAAACCAGGTGCCCGGTCAGAGCGGCATGGATGGCGATTTCGGCTGTTTCCTGGTCCCGGATCTCTCCGATCATGATCACGTCCGGGTCCTGGCGCATGATCGAACGCAGGGTGTTGGCGAAGGACAACCCGATTTTAGGTTTAACCTGGACCTGGTTGATCCCTTCCAGCCGGTACTCCACTGGATCTTCGATGGTTAAGATGTTCAGAATCGGCTTGTTTATGAAATTGAGGGCGGAATACAGGGTGGTCGTCTTCCCACTTCCGGTGGGCCCGGTCAAGAGAACCATCCCATAGGGATGTTGGATCATGCGGTAAAAAACCTCCAGGTCCTGGTCTTCGAATCCCAGCCGGTCGAGATCCAGGAGCAGGCTGGATTTGTCGAGAATCCGCATAACGATCTTTTCCCCAAAAATGGTGGGGAGGGAAGAAACCCGGAAATCGATGCTCCGGTTGTCGACCGTCACTTGAAAGCGGCCGTCCTGGGGCAGACGCCGTTCGGCGATATTCATTCGGGAGAGGATTTTGATCCGGGAGGCCAGGGCCGGATGGATCCGTACCGAAGTAGTGGTTGAGTCCTGCAGGATTCCATCGATCCGGTAACGGATCTTGACTTTCGTCTCCTGGGGTTCGATATGGATGTCGCTCGCTCCGCTACGGACCGCCTGAAGGATGACCATGTTCACCACCCGGACGATCGGTGCTTCTTCGCTGATGGCTTTAAGCTTATCGACTTTAATTTCTTCGCCTTCATCCAGAAGAAAGAGGGAAACCTCATCTTCGGCTTCCCTTAAAACTTCGTTGACCGATTCCCCCGCTCCATAATAGGCGTTGATGATCCGGTTGATATCTTCCCGCGTGGCGACATAAGGGCGCACTTCCATCTTGGTCATCAGGCGGGTCCGGTCGATGGCGACGATATCCACCGGGTTAGCCATGGCCAGAATGATCGACCCTCCCTCTTCCGCCACCGGAACAACGGTGTGTTCTCGACAGAACTTCTCCGAGAGCTTGACCACAACCTTGGGGTCAATGACGTAATTGTCCAGGTCGATGAAGGGCGTTCCGTCCTGGTCGGCCAAGGCCTGGGAAAGGTCTTTTTCGGTGATCAGACCCTTTTTTCTAAGGATATCGCCCAGCCGGAGATGGGAGCGGCCCTGTTCCTCGATTGCCTCCCGGATTTGTTCAGGGGTAACTTTTCCCTTGGCCAGGAGTACTTCGCCCAGCCGATTGGAATTGAGAATATTTCTTTTCATCACGAACGGTTTCCTTTTGATCCGTCTTAGGAGTACCGTATAGGCATATTTTTTCTTATCGATACAATACTTGATTTCAGACAGCATGGCAAGAGGGAGGGGTTCAGAGGTCACCCCCTTGGGTCGGCCCGGCACCTTACAGCAGGGCTCTTTCCATGAGTTCGACCGGAGCCCGCCAACCGGTAAACAGAGTAAAGCTCGCCGCGCCCTGTCCGATGAGCATCGTTTTTCCATCGCAGGCCAAGAAGCCACGCTTGCGGGCTTCCCGGACCAGAGGGGTATCGTCCCGGCGGTAGACCGTGTCGATGATCGAGTGACACTGTGACAGAGCATCCCAGGGAATTGGCGGAAGTTCGTCCGCAAGGCCCAGGGATGTTGCGTTAATCAAAACCCTGGTTTTGTCCAGAAAAGCGCTCTTCCCCTCCACAAACGATTCCCAGGATTCGATCGTAATCTCACGGTTCAGGGAGGCCCGCACCCAATCGCGCAAAGATTCGGCGCGATCACGGTTCCGATTGAAGACGGTGACGGGGCCGCCACTCAGATGGATCAACGCGTACAGGACGGCCCGGGCGGCACCACCGGCGCCCAACAGGCATACCGGTTCCCCAGGTGTGTAGTTGGTTTTTTGGAGGGTGACTTTAAGTCCTTCCACATCCGTATTATAACCAACGAGCTTCCCCTCCCGGATCACGACGGTATTGACCGCCTGTAATACGGTTGTGGTTATATCCAGGTGGTCGAGG encodes:
- a CDS encoding ATPase, T2SS/T4P/T4SS family; the protein is MKRNILNSNRLGEVLLAKGKVTPEQIREAIEEQGRSHLRLGDILRKKGLITEKDLSQALADQDGTPFIDLDNYVIDPKVVVKLSEKFCREHTVVPVAEEGGSIILAMANPVDIVAIDRTRLMTKMEVRPYVATREDINRIINAYYGAGESVNEVLREAEDEVSLFLLDEGEEIKVDKLKAISEEAPIVRVVNMVILQAVRSGASDIHIEPQETKVKIRYRIDGILQDSTTTSVRIHPALASRIKILSRMNIAERRLPQDGRFQVTVDNRSIDFRVSSLPTIFGEKIVMRILDKSSLLLDLDRLGFEDQDLEVFYRMIQHPYGMVLLTGPTGSGKTTTLYSALNFINKPILNILTIEDPVEYRLEGINQVQVKPKIGLSFANTLRSIMRQDPDVIMIGEIRDQETAEIAIHAALTGHLVYSTLHTNTAAGAIVRLQEMGVPPYLISSSLVGVVAQRLVRRICEHCKIETPAMGSVARELSGGTQDIVTIYRGKGCSRCSTTGYRGRTSICEVFSMTDSLRKLVLALATEKALTEEARKNGMATLRESALKKVLAGATTLEEVYRVTTHL
- the aroE gene encoding shikimate dehydrogenase, giving the protein MISGQTRLLALIGHPIVHSLSPAFQNAALEEMALPFVYMAFDVPSEHLAASVAGLRALGAAGFNVTVPHKEKVIPYLDHLDITTTVLQAVNTVVIREGKLVGYNTDVEGLKVTLQKTNYTPGEPVCLLGAGGAARAVLYALIHLSGGPVTVFNRNRDRAESLRDWVRASLNREITIESWESFVEGKSAFLDKTRVLINATSLGLADELPPIPWDALSQCHSIIDTVYRRDDTPLVREARKRGFLACDGKTMLIGQGAASFTLFTGWRAPVELMERALL